From a single Lasioglossum baleicum unplaced genomic scaffold, iyLasBale1 scaffold1430, whole genome shotgun sequence genomic region:
- the LOC143220677 gene encoding hyaluronidase-like — protein sequence MTFRVLFSLALLLQIDAFFFGFIPTTPNSEGKREFNVYWNVPTFMCHKYGLHFEEVSEKYGILQNSMDKFRGEEIAILYDPGMFPALLKDPNGNVVTRNGGVPQEGNLTKHLQVFREHLINQIPDKSFHGVGVIDFESWRPIFRQNWASLQPYKKLSIEIVRREHPFWDSRSVEQEAKRRFEKYGKLFMQETLKAAKQIRPSGSWGYYAYPYCYNLTPNQPSSQCDSTTMQENDKMSWLFTLEDVLLPSVYLRLSLTNSQRVGLVGGRVKEALRIAKQMAARKKVLPYYWYKYQDQRDTYLSKADLEATLRKISDLGANGLVIWGSSNDMNTKEKCVQFGEYLKNDLGPSVDRARRIALGSSQYNGNSVDNRIDGSVDQA from the exons ATGACGTTCCGTGTGCTGTTCTCGCTGGCCCTCTTACTGCAAATCGACGCGTTCTTTTTCGG CTTCATACCAACCACCCCGAACAGCGAAGGGAAACGGGAGTTCAACGTTTATTGGAACGTACCCACGTTTATGTGCCATAAGTACGGGCTTCACTTCGAAGAAGTATCGGAGAAATATGGTATCCTACAGAACTCGATGGATAAGTTCCGCGGAGAAGAGATCGCTATTCTTTACGACCCTGGCATGTTCCCGGCGTTGCTGAAAGACCCGAACG GAAACGTAGTGACGAGAAACGGCGGTGTCCCGCAAGAAGGCAATCTCACCAAGCATCTCCAAGTATTTCGGGAGCACTTAATCAATCAGATCCCGGACAAATCGTTTCACGGTGTGGGGGTGATCGATTTCGAAAGTTGGAGGCCAATCTTCCGACAGAATTGGGCTTCTCTCCAGCCTTATAAGAAACTCTCCATAGAGATAGTTCGCCGCGAGCATCCGTTCTGGGATAGTCGGAGCGTGGAACAGGAAGCGAAGCGAAGATTCGAGAAATACGGGAAACTTTTTATGCAGGAGACATTGAAAGCTGCCAAACAGATCAGGCCGTCCGGTAGTTGGGGATACTATGCTTACCCTTATTGCTACAATCTGACACCGAATCAACCCAGTTCCCAGTGCGATAGCACGACGATGCAGGAAAACGACAA AATGTCATGGCTGTTCACGCTGGAAGACGTTCTCCTGCCATCGGTATACTTGAGGTTGAGCCTAACGAACAGCCAGAGAGTCGGCCTGGTCGGTGGCCGTGTGAAGGAAGCCTTGAGAATAGCGAAGCAAATGGCAGCCAGGAAAAAGGTTCTCCCGTATTACTGGTACAAGTACCAAGATCAGAGGGACACGTATCTGAGTAAG GCTGATCTCGAGGCTACTCTGCGGAAGATCTCGGACCTGGGCGCCAACGGACTGGTGATTTGGGGCAGCTCGAACGATATGAACACGAAGGAAAAGTGCGTGCAGTTCGGGGAATACCTGAAGAACGATCTAGGCCCGAGCGTGGATCGGGCGAGGCGAATCGCGCTGGGATCGAGCCAATACAACGGCAACTCCGTGGACAATCGGATCGACGGTAGCGTGGACCAGGCGTGA